The stretch of DNA AGATCGGTGTCACTCGTCCAATGGAGAAAGATCCGTTGAAAGCGGTCGTGTTCGGAGCCGATCAAACGATCTCCTGGATCAAGGAAATCATCCGTTTACTCGGCATGCTCGTCACTGGTCAATTTACGATTGACGCTTTATCGGGACCTGTCGGCATTTACAAGGCGACTGAAGAAGTTGCCAAGTTCGGTGTTTACAATCTGATGCACTGGGCGGCCGTTCTCAGTATCAATCTGGGTATCATGAATTTATTGCCGCTGCCTGCACTGGACGGCGGAAAACTGCTATTCTTCCTATTCGAAGCGATCCGGGGGAAACCGGTCGACAAACAGAAAGAGGGAATGGTCCACTTCATCGGAATCGTATTTTTGATGGTACTCATGCTTGTCGTCACCTGGAACGATATCCAGCGTTTTTTCTTCTGATGAACTAGAAATCATATTAATCGAGGTGGAAGCTACACATGAAACAATCACGGACATTCATACCGACAATGCGCGAGGTGCCTTCCGATGCCGATGTAAAATCGCATCAGTTATTATTGCGCGCCGGTTTCATCCGGCAAAATACGAGCGGGATCTATTCTTATCTGCCACTTGGGCAAAAAGTTCTCCAGAAAATTGAGACGATTATCCGCGAGGAAATGGAAGCGATCGACGCAGTGGAAGTGTTCATGCCTGCGGTCCAGCAAGCGGAGCTATGGCAGGAGACGGGCCGATGGTATTCCTACGGGCCGGAACTGCTGCGCTTCAAGGACCGGCATGACCGGCAATTCGTTCTTGGACCGACCCACGAGGAGGTAATCACATCGCTCGTGCGGGACGAAGTGAAGTCCTATAAAAAATTGCCATTGACGCTCTATCAGATTCAGACGAAGTTCCGGGATGAAAAACGTCCGCGTTTCGGACTTCTCCGCGGCCGTGAATTCATTATGAAGGACGCTTACTCCTTCCATGCGACCGAAGAGAGCCTCGATGAAAAATATCAGGATATGAAACAGGCATATACGAATATTTTCACAAGGCTCGGCCTCGATTTCCGTGCGGTTTTAGCAGACGGCGGAACAATCGGGGGCACGAACACCCATGAATTCATGGCGCTATCCGATATCGGGGAGGACACGATCGCCTATAGCGATACATCATCCTATGCAGCGAATATCGAGATGGCCGAAGTGATCACGGACTATGAAAAGTCAGAGGAGCCAGTCAAGCAATTGGAGAAAGTGGCGACTCCGGACCAGCGGACAATTGAGGAAGTGGCAGCATTCCTTGAAGTGGATGCTTCTCGCTTGATCAAGACGCTTGTATTCAAGGTGGACGATGAATTGGTCGCTGTCCTATGCCGCGGCGATCATGAAATCAATGACATCAAATTGAAAAATCACCTGGATGCTACTGAAGTGGAACTTGCGGAAGATGGGGAAATTGCGGAAATGCTCCAATGCCATGTCGGTTCCATCGGGCCGGTCAAATTGCCGGTCGGACTGAAAGTGATTGCCGATCAGGCAGTCGCCTCTGTCGTCAATGGAGTCTGTGGAGCGAACGAAGACGGCTATCACTTCATTAACGCAAATCCGGAGAAGGATTTTGCAGTGGATCGCTATGCAGACTTGCGCTTCATCCAGGAAGGGGATCCATCTCCGGACGGCAACGGAACGATCAAGTTTGCCAAAGGTATCGAAGTCGGACATATTTTCAAATTGGGGACAACCTACAGTGAGCCGATGGGAGGAACATTCCTCGACGAGAATGGGAAATCGAAACCGTATATCATGGGATGCTATGGCATCGGTGTTTCCCGGATCATGTCTGCCGTTGC from Bacillus sp. OxB-1 encodes:
- a CDS encoding proline--tRNA ligase; protein product: MKQSRTFIPTMREVPSDADVKSHQLLLRAGFIRQNTSGIYSYLPLGQKVLQKIETIIREEMEAIDAVEVFMPAVQQAELWQETGRWYSYGPELLRFKDRHDRQFVLGPTHEEVITSLVRDEVKSYKKLPLTLYQIQTKFRDEKRPRFGLLRGREFIMKDAYSFHATEESLDEKYQDMKQAYTNIFTRLGLDFRAVLADGGTIGGTNTHEFMALSDIGEDTIAYSDTSSYAANIEMAEVITDYEKSEEPVKQLEKVATPDQRTIEEVAAFLEVDASRLIKTLVFKVDDELVAVLCRGDHEINDIKLKNHLDATEVELAEDGEIAEMLQCHVGSIGPVKLPVGLKVIADQAVASVVNGVCGANEDGYHFINANPEKDFAVDRYADLRFIQEGDPSPDGNGTIKFAKGIEVGHIFKLGTTYSEPMGGTFLDENGKSKPYIMGCYGIGVSRIMSAVAEQFNDDNGLKWPKKLAPYDIHLVAVNMKDEAQKELADELYNILKSYRYDVLYDDRPERAGVKFADSDLIGLPLRITVGKKASEGIVEVKFRQSGDSTEWQKEELTEKLQAFFGMD